One region of Coregonus clupeaformis isolate EN_2021a chromosome 31, ASM2061545v1, whole genome shotgun sequence genomic DNA includes:
- the LOC121548028 gene encoding transmembrane protein 100-like — translation MGCSSGRQPPVPVLHPGLDCGSSLPSELPHGGGDMVLPPESLSTLQCLAQATGGTEKSWYRCVFPFGVISLVIGVAGTAVTFMYNTPDLYQTKVVSMVLLVVGVVMLLMAAICWRDHRLKRMRKEGGFFCSEQGTL, via the coding sequence ATGGGCTGCTCCTCGGGACGCCAGCCCCCGGTCCCAGTGCTTCACCCAGGCTTGGACTGTGGCAGCAGCCTACCCTCGGAGTTGCCCCATGGAGGAGGGGACATGGTCCTACCCCCAGAGTCGCTCTCTACGCTGCAGTGTCTGGCCCAGGCCACGGGTGGTACAGAGAAGTCCTGGTACCGCTGCGTGTTTCCGTTCGGGGTGATCTCTCTGGTGATCGGGGTAGCGGGAACGGCGGTCACCTTCATGTATAACACGCCAGACCTGTACCAGACCAAGGTGGTGTCCATGGTGCTGCTGGTGGTGGGAGTGGTCATGCTGCTGATGGCAGCCATCTGCTGGAGGGACCACAGGCTGAAGAGgatgaggaaggagggagggttcTTCTGCTCCGAACAGGGCACCTTGTGA